In Gemmatimonadota bacterium, the sequence CCCGGCATGGAGGAGCCCCTGGTCCGACGGCTCGGCGGCGAGCCCCGCACGGGGGGCCTGGTGCTGTCCGCCCCCGGCATCACCCTCGACCGCGCGCTGCTGGCCGAGGAGGTGGGGGCCCTCGCGCTGCTGCGCGAGCCCCTCGAGGCCGAGCCTTTCGCCGAGCGACTGCGCGCGGTCGTCGACGAGGGGACGCAGGTGGTGGTGCCGCCGGCCGGAGGCGGCGACCCCGATCGGCCGCGCCTGCTGGGGAGTGGCCCGGCCATGGCCACGGTCTTCGAGGGGATCGCGCGGGTGGCGCGCACCCCCAGCACGGTGCTGATCACGGGCGAGTCGGGGACGGGGAAGGAGGTGGTGGCGCAGGCGCTGCACTGGGCCAGCGACCGTCGCGCCCGGCCCTTCGTGGCCGTCAACTGCGCGGCCATCCCCGAGCACCTGCTCGAGTCGGAGCTGTTCGGTCACGAGCGCGGCGCCTTCACCGGAGCCGTGGCCAGCCGCACCGGCCGCTTCGAGCGGGCCCAGGGCGGCACCCTCTTCCTGGACGAGATCGGCGACATGAGCCTGGTCCTCCAGGCCAAGATCCTCCGCGTGCTGGAGGAGCGCCGCCTGGAGCGCGTCGGCGGCGAGCGAGCGCTGGATCTCGACGTGCGCCTGGTCGCCGCCACCCACCAGCCGCTCCGGGAGCGGACGAGGGAGGGACGCTTCCGCGAAGACCTCTTCTATCGCCTCGCCGTCGTGGAGCTGGCCCTGCCTCCCCTGCGGGAGCGGGGGGACGACCTGCGCGAGCTCACGCTGCACTTCCTCGGCATCTTCGGGGAGCGCTACGGCCGGCCCGTCCAGGGCATCACCGAGCAGGCGCTGGAGCGCCTGGCCGCCCACACGTGGCCCGGCAACGTCCGCGAGCTGCGCAACGTCCTGGACCGCGCCGTCTTGATGGCGAGCGATGGCGTCGTGCGCGCCGGGGACCTGCGCCTGGGCGCCGGGGCACCCACCGCCGCTCCGCGCTCCGGACCGGAAGCCGGGGCCTATCCGGTCAGCCTGTCGCTCGCGGAGGTCGAGGCCGAACACATCCGCCGGGTCCTGGATTCCGTGGGCGGCCACATGGGTCGGGCCGCCGAGGGGCTGGGCATCCACCGCAACACGCTCACCCGCAAGGTCCAGGAGTACGGGCTCCAACCCCGGGGAGAGCAGGCATGACGGCGACCGCGGCGGACCCGCCCCGCGCCCCGGCGAGCCCGTCCATCGGCCCGAGCGAGGCGGGATCCGGGCCGCGACGCGCACGCCCAGGAATGGTGCAACCGCCGTCGCCTCGCCCAGGATCGAGGCAGGCGAGGCCGCCGGAGGCCGGCTCCCCATCGCCCACGAAGGGCGCCGTTCCGCCGCTTCCGACCCGGGAAGGGCCGGTCGGGCGGCGCGCACGGTCCCTGCTCCTGCTCCCGGTCCGAACCCCCCTCCCGGATGGACCGGACCGGGACCCCGACCCGAGATGACCCCGCTCAAGATCGACGACGTCATGCGCGTGCTGCCCGCCCTGGACGAGCTCGAGCCCGTCCTCGACCTGCTGCGCGCCCGCTCGGTGCCCGATCCCCTGCAGCGCTGGAGCGCCTCCGGGGAGCTGGGCACGGACGCCGGGCGGCACGTGGCCGCAGGTGCGCTCGCGGACGGCGCCGCCCAGCTCGCCCGGGCTCGCGCCGAGGAGCTGCGCGCCCTCTACGGGCTCGTCGCGGACGGCCTGGCCGCGCTGGAGCGCTCCGACGTCACCGGCTGCGGAGATGCCTTCCTGGAGGCGGCGCGGCTCGAGGAGACCGCCGGCCGGGCGGGACGCGCGGCCGCGTGGGCGCGGGCCGCCTGGCTGGTCACCCGGGACGCGCCGGACCGCTCCACGGCGGGCCGCGCGCTGCGCCGGTGGGCCCGCGCGGTCCGCACCACCGGCGACCTCGAGGAAGCGCGGCGCCTGTACCGCGAGGCGCTGGACATCTCCCTCGCGATCGATGACGCCCGCGGTGCGGCGGAAGCGCGGATCGGAGAGGGCAACGTGCTCGAACAGCAGGGACGCTGGGATGCGGCCGAGCGCATCTATCGCGAGGCGCTTTCCCAGCTCGGGGAATCCGGGCCGCCGGCGCCCGAACGCTGGCACGCGCTGCTCAACCTGCACATCGTGCTGCGCTCACGCGGGGCCGTGGAGGAGAGCCTGCCGCTCCTGGACGCGGCCACCGACGTGGCCGAGCGCATCGGCGACACGTCGGCCGCTTCGTTCCTGGGGAATGCGCGCGGCCAGCTGGCTGCGGTGCAGGGGCGCAGTGCCGACGCCGAGGCGCAGTTCCGCGACGCCGTGGCCGCTGCGGGTCACCCCGCGGCACGCGTCACCATCCGCCTGAACCTGGCCGAAGCCCTGCTGGCGCAGGGGCGGGCGCTGGACGCCGCGGAGGAAGCCCGGCACGCCGAGCGGGAGGCGCTCGCGACCGGACTCGCCGCCAAGCTCCCCGAAGTGTACCGGCTGCTGGGGCGGATCGCGGCCAGTCGAGGCCATGGCGACGCGTTCGTGCTCTTCGAGCACGCGCTGGAGCTCATCCGCGAGCGCCGGCTCCCGGCGTTGGAGGAGGCGCACACCCTCCAGGCCTACGCGGAGGCAGAGCAGGCCCGCGGCGAAGAGGCCGCGGCCGCCCAGCTCCTGGAAACCGCACGTGCCCTCTACCGCAGCGTGGGCATCGAAGCCCTGCGGCAGCCGTGGGTGGATGTCTATGACGGCGCCCCGTCCGCCCCTCTCCCCGAACGAGACGAGCCATGATGCATCGACGACGACACCGGACGCACCGCACGCATACGGCGGGTACGCTGCTCCTGGCCGGGGGCCTGCTCGCCAGCCTCCTGGCGTTCGTGGCGGGGTGCGGGGGCAACCTGACGGCGGGCGGGCTGTCCGGTCAGGCGGATGTCGCGTTCTCGGGCGACGCAGCCGGCACGGGCGGAGCGGACGCGCGCGTCCCGCTGGTCCGGGCTGCCGAGCGCAGCGGGCGCGACAACGACCCCGAAGGCGAGATCAAGCTGGAGTTCCTGCTCTTCCTCGAGGCGGCGGACGGCAGCAGCGTCCCGCTCTCCGACACCCTCATCGAGGTCGAGCTGGACGTGGAAGGCGACATCGAGGCGGACGCGGTCAGCCGTCAGGTACCGGCCACCCGCTACACCGGGCTGCGGATCGTCTTCGACGAGATCGAGGTGGAGATCGACGCGGGCCTGGTCATCGACGGCGTGCCGATCCTGGGCGCCGTGGACGTCGAGATCGAGGGGTCGTTGCCGGTGATCAAGCCGCTGGACCTCGAGGTGGACGCGGATCAGCGCGTGGCACTCCTGGTGGACCTCAACGCGGCGACGTGGCTGGAGGCCGTGGATCCGGACACCCATGTCGTGGACCCCGCCGTCTTCGCGAACGCCATCGGGGTCGTGGTGCGGTAGGCGGACCCGACCCGGCCCCTCCGTGGGGCGGTCCCGGTCGTCGACCCCCAGGGCGTGCACCACTTCGGTGCACGCCCTTTTTCGCATGCACTGGTTGAGTGTGACCCAGGGTGCACGAGCGGAGCCGGTCCCCTCGCCGCACCTCCGTAAATGAAAGTCCAACATAGACTTACGGGCGAAGGGAGACACCCGGCATCTTCGGCATCCCCGTTGCCTTTCCCTCCGGCGCACCACCGAAGCGACGCACTCCTTTCAAACGTCGGATGGACTCTGCCATGACCAGCGCACACCGCCGCCGGGCGCTCATCCCCGGCCTGCTCCTCACCTCCCTCCTGGCGCTCGCCGCCTGTGACGGGGACCCCACGGCGCCTCCTCTTGCTCCCACGGTCATCCAGGGCCAGCTCCAGGCCGCCGCCGCCGTGGGCGCCGGCGGGACGGGCATGGACGGGTACCTCGTCAGCGTGGAAGGCGGCGCCTCCGCCGACACCACCGACGCGAGTGGCACCTTCCGCGTGGAGGCCACGTCCGACGACGGCCGCGTACGGCTGCGCTTCCGGAAGGGCTCCACGGACGTGTCCATCCAGCTCGAGGGGGTCGAGCCCGGCACCGTCCTGACCATCACCGTGAACGTGAGCGGTTCCAGCGCGGTGCTGACGGGCTCGGGCTCGTCGCGCACGGTGGAGTTCGACGGCATCGGACGGCTCCTCGCGGTGGACGGTCAGGCGCCGGCGCGCACGCTGCGCGTGCACCTGGACCGCGACGACGACGATGACGACCTGACCGACGTCGACCTCGAGATCGTCGAAGGCCAGACCACGATCCACGTACTCGGCGACCTGGTGACGTTCGACCGCATCGTGGAGGCGTTGGGCGCGGGCGTGCGCGTGGAGATGGAGGGCCGTGCCAGCCGTCGTGAGGATGGGACCTGGCAGGCGGTGAGCCTGAAGGCGGAGACGGACTCCGACGACGACGGCAACGACGACAGCGGGAAGGGCAAGGACGACAACCCGGGCGTGGGCCAGGAGTACGACGGCGACGCCCGCCTGATCTCCGTGACGGGGACGGCCCCGGAGCGGGTGCTGCGCCTGGAGGCGAACGACAAGGGCCGCATCTGGATCGTCGACGTGCGCGAGACCGGCACCACCATCGCCCAGGACGGAGACCTGAGAACCTTCCAGCGGATCGTGGACGCGCTGACGGCAGGCCGTCCGGTGAAGGTGGAGGGGCGCGCCACGCAGCAGCAGGACGGGACGTGGATGGCGTCGACCCTCAAGGCCGAGACGGACGACTGATCCGGCCGGGGTGCCCGCAGGTCGGGGCGGCTTCCCGCTGGGGGGAGCCGCCCCATCGGCATCTCAGCGGGTGCCCGTCTCCACCCACCAGCGCGCGACGTCCACCCATTCCCCGCGCGCGTCCATCCTCACGCCCCGCACGCGCCGGCGCACGCCGTCCAGGCGGTCGGGATAGTACAGGAACAGGAACGGCTGCTCCTCTCCGATCGCGGCCTGATAGTCCCGCCAGAGCGGCTCGGTCGCGGCGCGGTCTCCCGTCGCCGCGAGCCGCACGAGCAGCGAATCGACCCGCGCGGAGCGCAGCCCCGCGAATCCGTACGGTTGGTCGGCGCGGCTGGAGTGGAAGAGGTCGGTGTCGTCGACCTTGAACTCGCTCACCCAGGAAAGCAGCACACCGTCGAAGTCCCGACGGCCCGGATCCGTCACCGCGCCGATCATGCTGGCCCATTCCAGGATGCGCACGGAGACGTCCACGCCGAGCTCACGCCATTGCGCCTGGAGGATGGTGGCCGCGCGCTCGAGGCGGGGGTTCCCCTGGTTCGACTGCAGCGTGAGCGCCAGCGCCACCCCGTCCGCATTCTCACGCACTCCGTCGCCGTCCCGGTCCCGCCACCCCGCTTCCTCCAGCAGGCGGCGGGCCTCGTCCGGCGCGTACGGGACGCGACCCGCCTCCGGTGCGAACGCCCAGTGGAAGGGAGGCACCGTGCCATGGGCTACGGAGCCGAACCCGTCCAGCAGCGCGTCCACGAGCGCGTCGCGGTCGCTTCCCAGCGCGAGCGCCCGCCGGACACGGACGTCGGCGAGCTGCGGCCGGCGCGTGTTCCAGGCGACGAAGGTCACGTTGCGGAACGGGAAGCGCTGCAGCTCCAACGCCGGGTCGGCCGCAATGACCCTGGCCTGCTCGGTCTGCGGGGCGATGTAGACGTCCACGTCCCCGGACGTCAGCTCGAGCAGGAGCGTGTTCTCGTCGGGTATGATGCGGTAGACGTACTCCTCCAGCAGCGGCGGGCCGCCCAACGCGGCGGGAAAGGCCGGATTGGCCTGGAAGACCCAGCGCTCCTGCTCCACGTGTTCGCGGAACACGAAGGGGCCGTTGCCGACCGGGCACCGGGTGCCCCACGGATGCGTACGCAGCTCCGCGGGCGCCACGTCCGCCAGGAGGTGCTCGGGCAGGATGGCCACCGTCCTCCACGGATCCAGGAACTCCGCGTGCGGCCGCAGATGGAGGCGCACCGTACGCGCATCGATGATCTCCACCCCGTCGGGCCCGCGCTCGTAGTGATCCCAGTAGGCAGCGTTGGGAAACTCGGTGGCCGGGTCCGTGAGCACGCGCCACGTGAAGGCCACGTCCGCCGCATCGGTGATCTCCCCATCGTGCCAGGGGACGTCGTCGCGCAGCCGGAACTCGATCCACGTGGTGTCGGGCGCGATCGTCCAGGATTCGGCCAGGCGAGGCACGGGCTGGAGCGCCTCGTCGTAGGCCAGCAGGGTCATCCCGCCCACGAACTGCTGGTGCTGGACCGCCACGTAGTCCGACGCGCGGCTCGGATCGAGCCCCCCGGGCAGCTCGGCGATGCCCCCCACCACCACCCGACCGCCGCGACGCGGATCGGCAGGGGGGCCGGGTGCCGCGGCCAGGAAGGACTCGACGGCCGGCAGGACACGTGCGCAGAACGGGTCGGCGGGGGTGCCCGAACGCGAAGCGCCGTCCCCGCACGCCGCCAGGGCCGCCGCGGCGAGCGCAGTCAGGCCGCAGCGCCCGAGCGCACCGGGGGCGGAGGGCCCGAGCGGCAGGCGCGCAGGGGCGGGCGCACCGGGGGCGGAGGGCCCGAGCGGCAGGCGCGCAGGGGCGGGCGCACGGGCGGCCCCGGGCCGGGAGTGCCGGTCCTGCGGTGGGATCGTCCGGGGGCGGCGAGGGAGCGGGCGCATGCTCCGTGTGGGCTGCGGGGGACCGAGGCGTCGGATCACGACGGTATCGCCCCGACGGCGCCCGGCCAACGTCCCGGGCGGGACCGACCCGGACGGAAGCCCCCCGTGAATCCGCCCGCCCCCCGCGCCCGTAGGCCCGGGGGACGCACGCGCTTCCCGTCCCGGCGCCCCCACGAGGCGTCCGGAGCCACGGGCCTTTCGACCTCGCACCCCGAGCGATCCACCCATGGGCGACCTGCTCCGCGACCTCCGCTTCAGCGTCCGCATGCTGACCAAGAGCCCGGTCTTCACCCTGGCCGCGGTGGTGACGCTGGCGCTGGGGATCGGGCTGAACGCGGCCACCTTCTCGGCCGTGCGCGGCATCATGCTGCGGCCGTTGGGAGGCACGGACCATCCCGAGGAGCTGGTGCAGCTCTACCGCAAGTGGCCGGGGATGGACTACGGCTCCACGTCGGTGCCGCACTTCCAGGACCTGCGCGACCGCACGGGCGGGGTCTTCAGCAACGTGGCCGCCTGGGGGTTCGTGCAGAGCGCCCTGTCCGTGGACGGCCGCCCCGAGCGGCTCATGGGGCTCATGGTCAGCGCCAACTTCTTCCAGACGCTGGGCGCGGAGATGCAGCTGGGCCGGGCCTTCATCCCGGGCACGGAGGATACGGGGCCGGGCGCGCATCCCGTGATCGTGCTGGGACACACGTTCTGGCAGTCCCGCTTCGGCGGCGACCCGGCCATCGTGGGCCGCACGCTGGAGATCAACGGCCATCCCTTCGAGGTGGTCGGCGTCGCCAACCCGGAGTTCCGGGGGCCGGCCACGTTCGCCAACATGCCGTTCTACGCGCCCCTCATGATGCAGCGCGAGCTGAACCCCGGCTTCGACATGCTGCAGGCGCGCGGGAGCAACAGCCTGAACGTGGTCGCGCGGCTGCGCCCGGGCGTGTCACTGGAACAGGCCGAGCAGCGCCTGGCGGCCTTCCTCGGTGAGATGCGCGACGAGCTGCCGGGTGACTACGAGGAGCAGCTCGGCACCAGCGTGGTCTGGCAGAACGAGGCCGGATTCCACCCCACGGTGCGCGACGCGCAGTTCGGTCTCTCCAAGGTGATCCTCGCGGTGGTGGCCCTGCTGCTCCTGATCGCGTGCGTCAACGTGGCCAACCTGTTCCTGGCCCGCGCGCAGGATCGGCGCAAGGAGATGGGCATCCGTCTGAGCCTGGGCGCCGGCCGGTGGCATATCGTACGGCAACTGTTGACCGAGAGCCTCCTGTTCGGGCTGCTGGGCGGCGTCGCCGGTCTGGGCCTGGCGGCCGTGGCCCTGCACTTCCTGGGCGACATCCGGCCTCCCATGGACGGGCCCTGGGACTTCAATCTCGGCATGGACCGCACGGTGCTGCTGTTCACGTTCGGCATTGCGATGGCGTCCGGCCTGATCTTCGGTCTCGCGCCCGCGCTGCAGTCCGCCAACCCCCACCTTTCGGTGGCCGTGAAGGGCGAATCGGCCGCCCGCCCGGGCAAGTCGCGCGCGAGCCGCGCCCTGGTGGTGGTGCAGATGGCGCTTTCGCTGCTGCTCCTCATCAGCTCCGGCCTCTTCCTGCGCAGCCTGCAGCGCGCGTCGGAGATCGATCCCGGGATCGCCGAGCCGCAGAACCTGGTGACGGCGTCGCTCGATCCCGCGCTGCTGTCGTACGGGCCCGAGCAGTCGCGCGCGCTCTTCGACCGGTTGCTGGGCGAGCTGCGCGCCGAGCCCGGGATCACCGCGGCCGGCATGACCGATGCGCTGCCCCTCGGCCTGGACGGGTCGGACCGGAGCGTGGAGGTCCCCGGGTACGAGTTCGCCGAAGGGGAGCTCCGGAGCCTCATGACCGCGATCGTGTCGGAGGGCTACCTGGAGGCCGCGGGCGTGCGTCTGGTCGAGGGGCGTACGTTCGAGCAGCGCGACGACGAAGCCGGTGCGCCCGTCATCATCGTCAACGAGGCGTTCCGCAAC encodes:
- a CDS encoding sigma-54 dependent transcriptional regulator gives rise to the protein MGGSPSPGRLLILAGDPEQARTAAGVASEAGLEPEIAADLTGLLGLLGRGPAAVTLVSLAAPGMEEPLVRRLGGEPRTGGLVLSAPGITLDRALLAEEVGALALLREPLEAEPFAERLRAVVDEGTQVVVPPAGGGDPDRPRLLGSGPAMATVFEGIARVARTPSTVLITGESGTGKEVVAQALHWASDRRARPFVAVNCAAIPEHLLESELFGHERGAFTGAVASRTGRFERAQGGTLFLDEIGDMSLVLQAKILRVLEERRLERVGGERALDLDVRLVAATHQPLRERTREGRFREDLFYRLAVVELALPPLRERGDDLRELTLHFLGIFGERYGRPVQGITEQALERLAAHTWPGNVRELRNVLDRAVLMASDGVVRAGDLRLGAGAPTAAPRSGPEAGAYPVSLSLAEVEAEHIRRVLDSVGGHMGRAAEGLGIHRNTLTRKVQEYGLQPRGEQA
- a CDS encoding tetratricopeptide repeat protein → MTPLKIDDVMRVLPALDELEPVLDLLRARSVPDPLQRWSASGELGTDAGRHVAAGALADGAAQLARARAEELRALYGLVADGLAALERSDVTGCGDAFLEAARLEETAGRAGRAAAWARAAWLVTRDAPDRSTAGRALRRWARAVRTTGDLEEARRLYREALDISLAIDDARGAAEARIGEGNVLEQQGRWDAAERIYREALSQLGESGPPAPERWHALLNLHIVLRSRGAVEESLPLLDAATDVAERIGDTSAASFLGNARGQLAAVQGRSADAEAQFRDAVAAAGHPAARVTIRLNLAEALLAQGRALDAAEEARHAEREALATGLAAKLPEVYRLLGRIAASRGHGDAFVLFEHALELIRERRLPALEEAHTLQAYAEAEQARGEEAAAAQLLETARALYRSVGIEALRQPWVDVYDGAPSAPLPERDEP
- a CDS encoding ABC transporter substrate-binding protein codes for the protein MRPLPRRPRTIPPQDRHSRPGAARAPAPARLPLGPSAPGAPAPARLPLGPSAPGALGRCGLTALAAAALAACGDGASRSGTPADPFCARVLPAVESFLAAAPGPPADPRRGGRVVVGGIAELPGGLDPSRASDYVAVQHQQFVGGMTLLAYDEALQPVPRLAESWTIAPDTTWIEFRLRDDVPWHDGEITDAADVAFTWRVLTDPATEFPNAAYWDHYERGPDGVEIIDARTVRLHLRPHAEFLDPWRTVAILPEHLLADVAPAELRTHPWGTRCPVGNGPFVFREHVEQERWVFQANPAFPAALGGPPLLEEYVYRIIPDENTLLLELTSGDVDVYIAPQTEQARVIAADPALELQRFPFRNVTFVAWNTRRPQLADVRVRRALALGSDRDALVDALLDGFGSVAHGTVPPFHWAFAPEAGRVPYAPDEARRLLEEAGWRDRDGDGVRENADGVALALTLQSNQGNPRLERAATILQAQWRELGVDVSVRILEWASMIGAVTDPGRRDFDGVLLSWVSEFKVDDTDLFHSSRADQPYGFAGLRSARVDSLLVRLAATGDRAATEPLWRDYQAAIGEEQPFLFLYYPDRLDGVRRRVRGVRMDARGEWVDVARWWVETGTR
- a CDS encoding ABC transporter permease; the encoded protein is MGDLLRDLRFSVRMLTKSPVFTLAAVVTLALGIGLNAATFSAVRGIMLRPLGGTDHPEELVQLYRKWPGMDYGSTSVPHFQDLRDRTGGVFSNVAAWGFVQSALSVDGRPERLMGLMVSANFFQTLGAEMQLGRAFIPGTEDTGPGAHPVIVLGHTFWQSRFGGDPAIVGRTLEINGHPFEVVGVANPEFRGPATFANMPFYAPLMMQRELNPGFDMLQARGSNSLNVVARLRPGVSLEQAEQRLAAFLGEMRDELPGDYEEQLGTSVVWQNEAGFHPTVRDAQFGLSKVILAVVALLLLIACVNVANLFLARAQDRRKEMGIRLSLGAGRWHIVRQLLTESLLFGLLGGVAGLGLAAVALHFLGDIRPPMDGPWDFNLGMDRTVLLFTFGIAMASGLIFGLAPALQSANPHLSVAVKGESAARPGKSRASRALVVVQMALSLLLLISSGLFLRSLQRASEIDPGIAEPQNLVTASLDPALLSYGPEQSRALFDRLLGELRAEPGITAAGMTDALPLGLDGSDRSVEVPGYEFAEGELRSLMTAIVSEGYLEAAGVRLVEGRTFEQRDDEAGAPVIIVNEAFRNRFWPGESGLGKTVRTAGEDRTVVGIVETGKYRSLGEDPTEFMFLPQRELFRSNMSVVVRTTGDPNAALGRLRDIVRGLDPDLPLYDLRTLQDHMGIALMPARLGGSVLGLFGLLGLTLAAVGIYGVMAYSVSQRRREIGIRMALGARRGTVVAMVMREGLRLVLVGSVLGLVGAFFASRAVAGLLYGSGGLDVVAFVGVPTVLIGVAALAVLLPARRAAGVQPVRALRSE